Proteins encoded in a region of the Pseudomonas denitrificans (nom. rej.) genome:
- a CDS encoding purine-cytosine permease family protein has protein sequence MDNKNKAHAITTIETFGVEQIPDNERNATPTDLFRMIFGGANTFATAVLGSFPVLFGLSFQAGVWAIVLGVLVGSIILAPMGLFGPLNGTNNAVSSGAHFGVHGRIVGSFLSLLTAVAFFSLSVWSSGDALIGGAKRLFDLPETDLTLGLAYGLFAVLVLIVCIYGFRFMLMVNKIAVWAASLLFLLGLFAFAGPFDAGYAGTVQMGSEGFWAAFIGAALLAMSNPVSFGAFLGDWARYIPRQTSQKRIMLAVICAQLATLIPFLFGLATATIVAVNAPDYIAQNNYVGGLLAVSPSWFFLPVCLIAVIGGMSTGTTSLYGTGLDMSSVFPRLLNRVQATLLIGLLSIAFIFIGRFAANLVQSVSTFAVLIITCTSPWMVIMILGLVIRRGFYHADDLQVFTRGQEGGAYWFHNGWNWRGMGAWIPSAVMGLCFVNLPGQFVGPLGNLAGGIDISLPVTLGMAALLYVALLRAFPEPAGVYGPKGPRWVGSHDRPVRSISEPTA, from the coding sequence ATGGATAACAAGAACAAAGCACACGCAATCACAACGATCGAGACATTCGGGGTCGAACAGATCCCGGACAACGAACGCAACGCAACGCCCACCGACCTGTTCCGCATGATCTTCGGTGGCGCCAACACCTTCGCCACCGCCGTGCTCGGCAGCTTCCCGGTGCTCTTCGGGCTGTCGTTCCAGGCCGGCGTCTGGGCCATCGTCCTCGGCGTGCTGGTCGGTTCGATCATCCTCGCGCCCATGGGCCTGTTCGGCCCGCTCAACGGCACCAACAACGCGGTCTCCTCGGGCGCCCACTTCGGCGTGCACGGGCGGATCGTCGGCTCGTTCCTGTCGCTGCTCACCGCCGTGGCCTTCTTCTCCCTCTCCGTATGGAGCTCGGGCGATGCGCTGATCGGCGGCGCCAAGCGCCTGTTCGACCTGCCGGAAACCGACCTGACCCTGGGCCTGGCCTACGGCCTGTTCGCCGTGCTGGTGCTGATCGTCTGCATCTACGGCTTCCGCTTCATGCTGATGGTCAACAAGATCGCCGTGTGGGCCGCGAGCCTGCTGTTCCTGCTCGGCCTGTTCGCCTTCGCAGGTCCCTTCGACGCTGGCTACGCCGGCACCGTGCAGATGGGCAGCGAAGGTTTCTGGGCCGCCTTCATCGGCGCCGCCCTGCTGGCCATGAGCAACCCGGTATCCTTCGGCGCGTTCCTCGGTGACTGGGCCCGTTACATCCCGCGCCAGACTTCGCAGAAGCGCATCATGCTGGCGGTGATCTGCGCCCAGCTGGCGACCCTGATCCCGTTCCTGTTCGGCCTGGCCACCGCCACCATCGTTGCGGTCAACGCCCCGGACTACATCGCGCAGAACAACTATGTCGGCGGCCTGCTGGCCGTTTCGCCGAGCTGGTTCTTCCTGCCGGTGTGCCTGATCGCGGTGATCGGCGGCATGTCCACCGGCACCACCTCGCTGTATGGCACCGGCCTGGACATGTCCAGCGTGTTCCCGCGCCTGCTCAACCGCGTGCAGGCCACTCTGCTGATCGGCCTGCTGTCCATCGCCTTCATCTTCATCGGTCGCTTCGCCGCGAACCTGGTGCAGAGCGTGTCCACCTTCGCCGTGCTGATCATCACCTGCACCAGCCCCTGGATGGTGATCATGATCCTCGGCCTGGTGATCCGCCGTGGCTTCTACCACGCCGATGACCTGCAGGTGTTCACCCGTGGCCAGGAAGGCGGCGCCTACTGGTTCCACAACGGCTGGAACTGGCGTGGCATGGGTGCGTGGATCCCGAGCGCGGTCATGGGCCTGTGCTTCGTCAACCTGCCGGGCCAGTTCGTCGGCCCGCTGGGCAACCTGGCCGGCGGTATCGACATCAGCCTGCCGGTGACCCTCGGCATGGCCGCCCTGCTCTACGTCGCCCTGCTGCGCGCCTTCCCCGAACCCGCTGGCGTCTATGGCCCAAAGGGCCCGCGCTGGGTCGGCAGCCATGACCGCCCGGTGCGCAGCATCAGCGAGCCGACGGCCTGA
- a CDS encoding extracellular solute-binding protein: MNKNTALRGLLAAATLVTASAASAAPEVRIYNWFDYIGPDTLKGFQGETGIKPQYDVYDSNEVLEAKLLSGHSGYDVVVPSDSFLPNYLKAGVFQPLDKSKLPNWKNLNPALLKVLESKDPGNQYVMPYMWGTNGIAYNVDKVKAVLGDNAPLDSWDLVFKPENLAKLKSCGVAFLDSPTEVIPQVLHYLGLSPNSHNPDDYKKAEALLAKLRPNITYFSSSKFVTDLANGDVCVALAWSGGAMQAANRAKEAGNGIHIEYRIPKEGAAAWFDVLAIPKDSKNVEQAHAFLNYLLRPEVVAPISDYVAYANPNQAADGLISRELHDNPNVYPPADVQAKLFSVEMLPPKLERIRTRTWTQVKSGK, encoded by the coding sequence ATGAACAAGAATACCGCGCTGCGCGGCCTGCTCGCCGCCGCCACCCTCGTCACGGCCAGCGCCGCCAGCGCTGCGCCGGAAGTGCGCATCTACAACTGGTTCGACTACATCGGCCCGGACACCCTCAAAGGCTTCCAGGGCGAGACCGGCATCAAGCCGCAATACGACGTCTACGACAGCAACGAAGTGCTGGAAGCCAAGCTGCTTTCCGGGCACTCGGGCTATGACGTGGTCGTGCCCAGCGACAGCTTCCTCCCCAACTACCTCAAGGCCGGCGTGTTCCAGCCGCTGGACAAGAGCAAGCTGCCGAACTGGAAGAACCTCAATCCCGCACTGCTCAAGGTGCTGGAGAGCAAGGACCCGGGCAACCAGTACGTGATGCCCTACATGTGGGGCACCAACGGCATCGCCTACAACGTCGACAAGGTCAAGGCCGTGCTCGGCGACAACGCGCCGCTGGACTCCTGGGACCTGGTGTTCAAACCGGAAAACCTCGCCAAGCTGAAATCCTGTGGCGTGGCCTTCCTCGACTCGCCCACCGAGGTGATCCCGCAGGTCCTGCATTACCTGGGCCTGTCGCCCAACAGTCACAACCCGGACGACTACAAGAAGGCCGAGGCACTGCTGGCGAAGCTGCGCCCGAACATCACCTACTTCAGTTCCTCGAAGTTCGTCACTGACCTCGCCAACGGCGACGTCTGCGTGGCCCTGGCCTGGTCCGGCGGCGCGATGCAGGCGGCCAATCGCGCCAAGGAAGCCGGCAACGGCATCCACATCGAGTACCGCATTCCCAAGGAAGGCGCCGCCGCCTGGTTCGACGTGCTGGCGATTCCGAAGGATTCGAAGAACGTCGAGCAGGCCCATGCCTTCCTCAACTACCTGCTGCGCCCGGAAGTGGTCGCGCCGATCTCCGACTACGTGGCCTACGCCAACCCCAACCAGGCGGCGGACGGACTGATCTCCAGGGAGCTGCACGACAACCCCAACGTCTACCCGCCGGCGGACGTGCAGGCCAAGCTGTTCTCGGTGGAAATGCTGCCGCCGAAACTGGAGCGCATCCGCACCCGTACCTGGACCCAGGTGAAATCCGGGAAATAA
- a CDS encoding 5-guanidino-2-oxopentanoate decarboxylase, protein MTTCGEFLVKQLEAWGVDTVFGIPGVHTVELYRGLPHSGIRHITPRHEQGAGFMADGYARVTGKPGTCFIITGPGMTNILTAMGQAYADSIPMLVISSVNERARLAHGNGYLHELPNQRAMVAGVSAFSHTLMSVDELPAVLARAFAVFDSERPRPVHIELPLDIITAPADHMQVLPRVQLARPAPARSPLHEAAAKLAKAQKPLLLLGGGCVAAQAEARALAIALDAPTAQTINAKGLLQPDHPLLIGSNQSLIPVRELALEADVVLAIGTELGETDYDVVFDGNFKIGGELIRIDIDPQQLMRNFAPQIAIQADARTAMRALLELLPAREADTASPGAQRAAKVRAQLAEDFSGWAHYRTLFDNILEVLPDARFVGDSTQTVYSGNHLVELDGGRRWFNASTGYGTLGYGLPAAIGAKLGEPGRPVISLMGDGGLQFTMTELASAVEAKVGIVVLLWNNHGYGEIKRYMERRDITPLGVDIYTPDFLAIARGFGCAAERARDHDHLQELLRTAPSDRPLIVEVMEAAPFAP, encoded by the coding sequence ATGACCACCTGCGGCGAATTCCTCGTCAAGCAACTCGAAGCCTGGGGCGTCGATACCGTCTTCGGTATCCCCGGCGTCCACACCGTCGAGCTGTACCGCGGCCTGCCCCATAGCGGCATCCGCCACATCACCCCGCGCCACGAACAGGGCGCCGGCTTCATGGCCGACGGCTACGCACGCGTCACCGGCAAGCCGGGCACCTGCTTCATCATCACCGGCCCGGGCATGACCAACATCCTCACCGCCATGGGCCAGGCCTACGCCGACTCCATCCCCATGCTGGTGATCTCGAGCGTCAACGAGCGCGCGCGCCTGGCCCACGGCAACGGCTACCTGCACGAGCTGCCGAACCAGCGCGCCATGGTTGCCGGCGTCAGCGCCTTCAGCCACACCCTGATGAGCGTCGACGAGCTGCCCGCCGTGCTGGCCCGCGCCTTCGCCGTATTCGACAGCGAGCGCCCGCGCCCGGTACACATCGAGCTGCCGCTGGACATCATCACCGCCCCGGCCGACCACATGCAGGTGCTGCCGCGTGTGCAACTGGCGCGCCCCGCTCCGGCACGCTCGCCGCTGCACGAGGCCGCCGCCAAACTGGCCAAGGCGCAGAAGCCGCTGCTGCTGCTCGGTGGCGGCTGCGTCGCCGCCCAGGCCGAAGCCCGCGCGCTGGCTATAGCCCTGGACGCGCCGACCGCGCAGACCATCAACGCCAAGGGCCTGCTGCAGCCGGACCACCCGCTGCTGATCGGCAGCAACCAGTCGCTGATTCCGGTCCGTGAACTGGCGCTGGAGGCCGACGTGGTGCTGGCCATCGGCACCGAGCTGGGCGAGACCGACTACGACGTGGTGTTCGACGGCAACTTCAAGATCGGCGGCGAGCTGATCCGCATCGACATCGACCCGCAGCAGCTGATGCGCAACTTCGCGCCGCAGATCGCCATCCAGGCCGACGCCCGCACCGCCATGCGCGCCCTGCTGGAACTGCTGCCGGCCCGCGAGGCCGACACCGCCAGTCCCGGCGCCCAGCGCGCGGCCAAGGTGCGCGCACAACTGGCCGAGGACTTCAGCGGCTGGGCGCACTACCGCACCCTGTTCGACAATATCCTCGAAGTGCTGCCTGACGCGCGCTTCGTCGGCGACTCGACCCAGACCGTCTACAGCGGCAACCACCTGGTGGAACTGGACGGCGGCCGCCGCTGGTTCAACGCCTCCACCGGCTACGGCACCCTGGGCTACGGCCTGCCGGCCGCCATCGGCGCCAAGCTCGGCGAGCCGGGCCGCCCGGTGATCAGCCTGATGGGCGACGGTGGCCTGCAGTTCACCATGACCGAACTGGCCAGCGCCGTGGAAGCCAAGGTGGGCATCGTTGTGCTGCTGTGGAACAACCACGGCTACGGCGAGATCAAGCGCTACATGGAACGCCGCGACATCACCCCGCTGGGCGTGGACATCTACACCCCGGACTTCCTCGCCATCGCCAGGGGCTTCGGCTGCGCCGCCGAGCGCGCCCGCGACCACGACCACCTGCAGGAGCTGCTGCGCACCGCGCCGAGCGATCGCCCGCTGATCGTGGAAGTGATGGAAGCGGCGCCCTTCGCGCCCTGA
- a CDS encoding PA1414 family protein yields the protein MKVWLQSIAWKLGVALGLIEPPRLQPIPVRRDEQRRLMEQRRRY from the coding sequence ATGAAAGTCTGGCTGCAAAGCATTGCGTGGAAACTCGGTGTCGCGCTCGGCCTGATCGAGCCTCCACGTCTGCAACCCATCCCTGTCCGCCGCGACGAGCAACGTCGCCTGATGGAGCAGCGCCGGCGCTACTGA
- a CDS encoding histone deacetylase family protein produces MLTVYSDDHRLHFGQSELVDGKLQPCFEMPSRADTVLARVKSQNLGEIIEPKDFGMEPILRAHNTRYVEFLKGAWARWAAEGHTGDLVSTTFPGRRLLRDGPIPTALMGEVGHYSFDTEAPITAGTWQAVYSSAQVALTAQDHMRQGASTAFALCRPPGHHAGSDFMGGYCFLNNAAIVSQAFLDQGAKRVAILDVDYHHGNGTQDIFYRRNDVLFASIHGDPLVEYPYFLGHANEHGEGAGEGYNHNYPLPHGTGWDGWFAALEDACRKIADYAPDAVVVSLGVDTYKDDPISEFKLDSPDYLKMGERIAALGIPTLFIMEGGYAVEAIGVNAVNVLQGYEGAAR; encoded by the coding sequence ATGCTTACCGTGTACAGCGATGATCACCGCCTGCATTTCGGCCAGTCCGAACTGGTCGACGGCAAACTCCAGCCCTGCTTCGAGATGCCCAGCCGCGCGGACACCGTGCTGGCCCGCGTGAAGTCGCAGAACCTGGGCGAAATCATCGAGCCCAAGGACTTCGGCATGGAGCCGATCCTGCGCGCGCACAACACCCGCTACGTCGAATTCCTCAAGGGCGCCTGGGCCCGCTGGGCGGCCGAAGGCCACACCGGCGACCTGGTCTCCACCACCTTCCCGGGGCGCCGCCTGCTGCGCGACGGTCCGATCCCGACTGCGCTGATGGGCGAAGTGGGCCACTACAGCTTCGACACCGAGGCACCGATCACCGCCGGCACCTGGCAGGCCGTGTACAGCTCGGCCCAGGTCGCGCTGACCGCCCAGGACCACATGCGCCAGGGCGCCAGCACCGCCTTCGCCCTGTGCCGTCCGCCGGGCCACCACGCCGGCAGCGACTTCATGGGCGGCTACTGCTTCCTGAACAACGCCGCCATCGTCAGCCAGGCGTTCCTCGACCAGGGCGCCAAGCGCGTGGCCATCCTCGACGTGGACTACCACCACGGCAACGGCACCCAGGACATCTTCTACCGCCGCAACGACGTGCTGTTCGCCTCGATCCACGGCGACCCGCTGGTGGAGTACCCGTACTTCCTCGGTCACGCCAACGAGCACGGCGAAGGCGCCGGCGAGGGCTACAACCACAACTACCCGCTGCCCCATGGCACCGGCTGGGACGGCTGGTTCGCCGCGCTGGAAGACGCTTGCCGGAAGATCGCGGACTACGCGCCTGACGCGGTGGTTGTATCGCTGGGCGTGGATACGTATAAGGACGACCCGATTTCCGAGTTCAAGCTGGACAGCCCGGACTACCTGAAGATGGGCGAGCGAATCGCCGCACTGGGTATTCCGACCCTGTTCATCATGGAAGGCGGTTACGCGGTGGAGGCCATCGGCGTCAACGCGGTGAACGTGCTGCAGGGCTACGAAGGCGCTGCACGCTGA
- a CDS encoding MBL fold metallo-hydrolase — MKIVTRDRWFEVRHCYDGVSLIHEPYVRPFYRCNMWHIQGRERDVLVDSGSGLVSLREQLPWLTDRPLLAVASHTHFDHIAGHHEFDERLVHPAEADILASPDGERTLATAFVDDEMFDAHPDCPLCYAEYRVKAAPATRTIDEGDVLDLGDRTLQVLHTPGHSPGGISLWEEKTQTLFSGDIIYDGPLIEDAYHSNLDDYAASLARLRELPVRTVHGGHFDSFSGERLKVMIDDWFNAHE; from the coding sequence ATGAAGATCGTCACCCGTGACCGCTGGTTCGAAGTCCGTCACTGCTACGACGGCGTCAGCCTGATCCACGAGCCTTACGTCCGCCCCTTCTATCGCTGCAACATGTGGCACATCCAGGGACGCGAGCGCGACGTGCTGGTGGACAGCGGCTCCGGCCTGGTCAGCCTGCGCGAGCAACTGCCCTGGCTCACCGACCGCCCGCTGCTGGCGGTGGCCAGCCACACCCACTTCGACCACATCGCCGGCCACCACGAGTTCGACGAGCGCCTGGTGCACCCGGCCGAAGCGGACATCCTGGCCAGCCCTGACGGCGAACGCACCCTGGCCACCGCCTTCGTCGACGACGAGATGTTCGACGCGCACCCGGACTGCCCGCTGTGCTACGCCGAATACCGCGTCAAGGCCGCACCGGCGACCCGCACCATCGATGAAGGCGACGTGCTCGACCTTGGCGACCGTACCCTGCAGGTGCTGCACACCCCCGGGCACTCGCCGGGCGGCATCAGCCTGTGGGAGGAGAAGACGCAGACGCTGTTCTCCGGCGACATCATCTACGACGGCCCGCTCATCGAGGACGCCTACCACTCCAACCTCGACGACTACGCCGCGAGCCTGGCGCGCCTGCGCGAGCTGCCGGTGCGTACCGTGCATGGCGGGCACTTCGACAGCTTCTCCGGGGAGCGGCTGAAGGTGATGATCGACGACTGGTTCAACGCCCACGAATAA
- a CDS encoding DMT family transporter, which translates to MNSQANIVERKGADAFAIQVMTGLCVIWGIQAVMVKLAAPDIAPIMQAFGRNLVAAVAVGLIMCWRGGWDGFLRQGTLKGGLLAGVLFAAEFFFIAQGLVYTSASHMAVFIYTAPIFSALALHFLLPSERLRPLQWLGIGVCFGGIAMCFGGGFDFANLDSRMLLGDAFGVLAGFAWGMTTVAVRTTRLSEAKPILTLFYQLLIAALLLPFAALALGKTHDVSFTAIGVGSVLFQGLVVSFFSYFTWFWLLRRYLASNLAVFSFMTPMFGIAFGVLILGEPLTLNFIAGAVLVLAGITLVSSEQWIRRMLRR; encoded by the coding sequence ATGAACTCCCAAGCCAATATCGTCGAACGCAAGGGCGCCGACGCCTTCGCCATCCAGGTCATGACCGGCCTGTGCGTGATCTGGGGTATCCAGGCAGTGATGGTGAAACTGGCCGCGCCGGACATCGCGCCGATCATGCAGGCCTTCGGGCGCAACCTGGTGGCTGCCGTGGCGGTGGGCCTGATCATGTGCTGGCGCGGCGGTTGGGACGGCTTCCTGCGCCAGGGCACGCTCAAGGGTGGGCTGCTGGCCGGGGTGCTGTTCGCCGCCGAGTTCTTCTTCATCGCACAGGGGCTGGTCTATACGTCGGCCTCGCACATGGCGGTGTTCATCTACACGGCGCCGATCTTCTCGGCGCTGGCGCTGCATTTCCTGCTGCCCAGCGAGCGTCTGCGGCCGCTGCAGTGGCTGGGGATCGGCGTGTGCTTCGGCGGCATCGCGATGTGCTTCGGCGGTGGCTTCGACTTCGCCAACCTGGACAGCCGCATGCTGCTGGGCGATGCCTTCGGCGTACTTGCCGGGTTCGCCTGGGGCATGACCACGGTGGCGGTGCGCACCACGCGGCTGTCCGAGGCCAAACCGATCCTGACGCTGTTCTACCAGTTGCTGATAGCCGCACTGCTGCTGCCTTTCGCCGCACTGGCGCTGGGCAAGACCCATGACGTCAGCTTCACCGCCATCGGCGTGGGTAGTGTGCTGTTCCAGGGGCTGGTGGTGTCGTTCTTCAGCTACTTCACCTGGTTCTGGCTGCTGCGCCGCTACCTGGCGTCGAACCTGGCAGTGTTTTCCTTCATGACGCCGATGTTCGGTATCGCTTTCGGCGTGCTGATTCTTGGCGAGCCGCTGACCCTGAATTTCATCGCGGGCGCCGTGCTGGTACTGGCGGGCATCACGCTGGTAAGCAGCGAGCAGTGGATTCGCCGGATGCTTCGCCGCTGA
- a CDS encoding sodium:solute symporter, translating into MALDLIVVLIYAAGMLWLGWYGMRRAKTHEDYLVAGRNLGPSFYMGTMAATVLGGASTVGTVRLGYVHGISGFWLCAALGAGIIALNLFLAKPLLKLRIFTVTQVLERRYNPMARQASAVIMFAYALMIGVVSTLAIGTVMQVLFGLPFWVSVLLGGGVVVIYSTIGGMWSLTLTDIVQFIIKTVGLMFILLPICLYRVGGWDELVAKLPATAFSFHTIGYDTIITYFLIYFFGILIGQDIWQRVFTARDDKVTKYAGTAAGVYCVIYGLVGALIGMCAKVLLPDLDNVNNAFAAIVSAALPDGIRGLVIAAALAAMMSTASAGLLAASTTITEDLLPIFTGQRSTRLSLNRICTLLTGIVVLGIALVVNDVLNALTLAYNLLVGGMLIPLIGAIYWKRATTAGAITSMALGFITALVFMFKDGLDANTPIYYSLAIGLVSFIVVSLLSPRPAPVADAA; encoded by the coding sequence ATGGCGTTAGATCTGATCGTCGTACTGATATATGCCGCTGGCATGTTGTGGCTGGGCTGGTACGGCATGCGCCGCGCCAAGACCCACGAAGACTACCTCGTGGCCGGCCGCAACCTCGGCCCGTCGTTCTACATGGGCACCATGGCCGCTACCGTACTGGGCGGCGCCTCCACCGTGGGCACCGTGCGCCTGGGCTACGTCCATGGCATCTCCGGCTTCTGGCTGTGCGCCGCCCTGGGCGCCGGCATCATCGCGCTGAACCTGTTCCTCGCCAAGCCGCTGCTCAAGCTGCGCATCTTCACCGTCACCCAGGTCCTGGAGCGTCGCTACAACCCGATGGCTCGCCAGGCGTCGGCGGTGATCATGTTCGCCTACGCACTGATGATCGGCGTGGTCTCCACCCTGGCCATCGGCACCGTGATGCAGGTCCTGTTCGGCCTGCCGTTCTGGGTGTCCGTGCTGCTCGGCGGTGGCGTCGTGGTGATCTACTCCACCATCGGCGGCATGTGGTCGCTGACCCTCACCGACATCGTGCAGTTCATCATCAAGACCGTCGGCCTGATGTTCATCCTGCTGCCGATCTGCCTGTACCGCGTGGGCGGTTGGGACGAGCTGGTGGCCAAGCTGCCGGCGACCGCCTTTAGCTTCCACACCATCGGCTACGACACGATCATCACCTACTTCCTGATCTACTTCTTCGGCATCCTGATCGGCCAGGACATCTGGCAGCGCGTGTTCACCGCCCGCGACGACAAGGTCACCAAGTACGCCGGCACCGCCGCTGGCGTGTACTGCGTGATCTACGGCCTGGTCGGCGCGCTGATCGGCATGTGCGCCAAGGTCCTGCTGCCTGACCTGGACAACGTCAACAACGCCTTCGCCGCCATCGTCAGCGCCGCCCTGCCGGACGGCATCCGTGGCCTGGTGATCGCCGCAGCCCTGGCCGCGATGATGTCCACCGCCAGCGCCGGCCTGCTCGCCGCTTCCACCACCATCACCGAAGACCTGCTGCCGATCTTCACCGGCCAGCGTTCCACCCGCCTGAGCCTGAACCGCATCTGCACCCTGCTCACCGGTATCGTGGTACTGGGCATCGCCCTGGTGGTGAACGACGTGCTCAACGCCCTGACCCTGGCGTACAACCTGCTGGTGGGCGGCATGCTGATCCCGCTGATCGGTGCGATCTACTGGAAGCGCGCCACCACCGCCGGCGCCATCACCAGCATGGCCCTGGGCTTCATCACCGCCCTGGTGTTCATGTTCAAGGATGGCCTCGACGCCAACACCCCGATCTACTACAGCCTGGCCATCGGCCTGGTCAGCTTCATCGTCGTCAGCCTGCTGTCGCCGCGCCCGGCGCCGGTAGCCGACGCGGCCTGA